Proteins from a genomic interval of Nitrospina gracilis Nb-211:
- a CDS encoding YhdP family protein, protein MPFSKKKLFLRILIAVLLLCLGVGGLLYLRLSDEETVKGMVIAELERLAGRPVTLESVEVDFEEDGLGLRLNRLSLLHTDALQAGSQPQIEFSAGSVWIGFRILPFLSKQQVSIHSIEVEGADIQLVRDREGRLPFLKTVSSNASTGTSGARPLLWAETIRSIEMEDSTLRWIDHAVVDRDGSPTAITLHYVNLALSRPLLAAKLVLKLQAAWAPRKLNEPDLELKGEIDFAGGLDDMHSVHYVGRVEIERLRSERLRPYWEQILKFEMRPAVLRTQSTFSGTWGTILETSGTLEHQYDASDGTPSLTAANLPPSGGFDYAVVWTPGALEVRRADYAAGDYRFQIQGALTPFPAPDPGVAFQVRTSAVSPGQWEDAFPFHMMPPDIRSSALQYWKSGEIEVESAAFRGTWNELQSMLAGTLPHNLSAKVNLNNVAAGDALANLQRVTGSVEYREGRVTAKWAQARWRQVTLQNIKSVLSDFTTTPRMETKLEVQAKIDELVSMARGQVGEGEIRNALQSIKQASGESETRLTLSGPTLLPAQWRVQGEMRVRDATFQAGSLTSPFQKITGTVAFENAPAGEDREAGWTLRFAGFSAECHNHRFRDVTGTAHIAGGRAKTELTAQVDLGALQSKQFVPVTAVPGSFGRILKKMEVSDGTLRIKYREERFADPKKKTKMSGGVRFEDVSVSYRGRFRPLQKVTGSLTFDGEKISFETSDARYGDSGIRLQGTFFHPGQPKAELVLKATASDFQQQDFTGVPFLETLSYEGVAQVESVLHWSKRSVTLKNSIDLTGASYSYRDLLAKPGAVANTIETVMVFTEKEGIDFKTLAVALNGNRVSGTAHLLLEDPARFQFKLGAHRFQMASLSPYIKPLRGARAGMMDFDISGKGLLDSPEAGDYEGRVQLDNVRFAPEAVSMPVWVDGEMFFANRVMKVTRARVTLGKMPLSLEGKLVVTERPEWDLKISGNALDITQFKKETPPGSSPEGTAVGVGGWTAPPWFRNGSGSVDLSLASFTVPHARFHDFNGTFRFAEGVVSTDNLKWGRKGRDRFDVRATLKIREQEPPEVSAHIVSTGERVEGFFGVFGDLFENCLTGTLERLEARVSARGTSLKELTRTLDGTLVLRIRNGRIHTGRLLNGTTQLFGYSLNPDKAVERRQRPFADYKVVKGDFFLKDGVAVTENFIFENPKELMTLVGTFDLNAHNMDTVVGVAPWRAVDSFFKNIPLVGKIITGGEEESVFKNYFQVRGPFENPEVKAVPFTSLGKKVVGMFGAILKTPQYILSGDAERTEQN, encoded by the coding sequence ATGCCCTTTTCCAAAAAGAAACTCTTTCTTCGTATCCTGATTGCCGTGCTGTTGTTGTGCCTCGGGGTGGGGGGATTGCTTTACCTGCGGCTCAGCGACGAGGAGACGGTGAAGGGCATGGTCATTGCCGAACTCGAGCGTCTGGCCGGACGGCCGGTGACGCTGGAATCGGTGGAAGTCGATTTTGAAGAGGACGGACTGGGATTGCGCCTCAACCGGCTGAGTCTTCTTCACACCGACGCGCTGCAAGCTGGAAGCCAGCCGCAAATTGAGTTCTCCGCCGGGTCGGTGTGGATTGGTTTCCGCATTCTGCCTTTTCTCTCCAAACAGCAGGTGTCCATTCACAGCATTGAAGTCGAAGGCGCGGACATCCAACTGGTGCGCGACCGGGAAGGGCGCCTGCCGTTTTTGAAAACGGTTTCCTCGAACGCTTCCACGGGAACGAGTGGCGCGAGGCCCTTGTTGTGGGCAGAAACCATCCGCAGTATTGAGATGGAAGACAGCACCCTGCGCTGGATCGACCACGCGGTTGTGGATCGGGATGGATCACCGACGGCGATCACTCTTCATTATGTGAATCTGGCTTTGTCGCGGCCGCTTCTGGCGGCGAAGCTGGTTTTGAAATTGCAGGCGGCCTGGGCCCCGCGCAAGTTGAATGAACCGGATCTCGAACTTAAAGGTGAAATCGATTTCGCGGGCGGGCTCGATGACATGCACTCGGTGCACTACGTGGGCCGGGTGGAAATCGAACGCCTGCGAAGCGAACGCCTGCGGCCGTACTGGGAACAGATCCTGAAATTCGAAATGCGTCCAGCGGTTCTGCGCACACAGTCCACTTTTTCCGGCACGTGGGGGACGATCCTCGAAACATCCGGCACTCTCGAACACCAGTACGACGCGAGTGACGGAACCCCCTCGCTGACAGCGGCAAACCTGCCTCCGAGCGGTGGGTTTGATTATGCCGTGGTGTGGACGCCGGGAGCGCTGGAGGTGCGCCGTGCCGATTATGCCGCGGGCGATTACCGGTTCCAGATTCAGGGCGCGCTCACTCCGTTTCCCGCACCGGACCCCGGCGTGGCGTTCCAGGTGCGCACCTCCGCTGTATCCCCCGGTCAATGGGAGGACGCATTTCCCTTCCACATGATGCCTCCGGATATCCGTTCTTCCGCCCTCCAGTACTGGAAGTCGGGTGAGATCGAGGTGGAATCGGCGGCGTTTCGCGGCACCTGGAATGAACTTCAAAGCATGCTTGCCGGAACCCTGCCGCACAATCTTTCGGCGAAGGTGAACCTGAACAACGTCGCGGCGGGAGATGCGTTGGCGAACCTCCAGCGGGTGACGGGGTCAGTGGAATACCGGGAAGGCCGGGTGACGGCGAAGTGGGCGCAGGCGCGTTGGCGGCAGGTGACGCTTCAAAACATCAAGAGTGTATTGAGCGATTTCACCACCACGCCACGCATGGAGACAAAGCTGGAGGTGCAGGCGAAGATTGACGAACTGGTTTCGATGGCACGCGGACAGGTGGGGGAAGGGGAGATCCGGAATGCGCTTCAGTCCATCAAGCAGGCAAGCGGAGAAAGCGAAACGCGGTTGACGTTGTCCGGTCCCACGCTGTTGCCTGCCCAGTGGCGGGTGCAAGGAGAAATGCGGGTGCGTGACGCCACGTTTCAGGCGGGAAGCCTGACGTCGCCGTTTCAGAAGATCACGGGAACGGTGGCATTTGAAAACGCACCGGCTGGAGAAGACCGGGAAGCGGGATGGACGTTGCGGTTCGCGGGGTTTTCGGCGGAGTGCCACAATCATCGGTTTCGTGATGTGACCGGCACCGCGCATATTGCGGGTGGCCGCGCGAAGACGGAACTGACCGCCCAGGTGGATTTGGGGGCGCTGCAGTCGAAGCAGTTCGTTCCCGTCACGGCGGTCCCCGGCAGTTTCGGCCGCATCCTCAAAAAAATGGAAGTGTCCGACGGCACGTTGCGTATCAAGTACCGGGAGGAGCGGTTTGCAGACCCGAAGAAAAAAACGAAGATGAGCGGGGGCGTGCGGTTTGAAGACGTGTCGGTGTCGTATCGCGGACGGTTTCGTCCTTTGCAGAAGGTGACCGGTTCGCTCACTTTCGACGGCGAGAAAATTTCGTTTGAAACCAGCGATGCGCGTTACGGCGATTCCGGCATCCGCCTGCAGGGCACGTTCTTTCATCCCGGCCAGCCCAAGGCCGAACTGGTGCTCAAGGCGACAGCCTCGGATTTTCAACAGCAGGACTTCACTGGCGTTCCCTTTCTGGAGACCTTGTCCTATGAAGGGGTGGCGCAGGTGGAATCGGTTCTTCACTGGAGCAAGCGGTCCGTCACGCTGAAGAACTCCATCGACCTCACCGGCGCTTCGTATTCGTACCGCGACCTGCTGGCCAAACCGGGAGCGGTTGCCAACACCATCGAGACGGTGATGGTGTTTACGGAAAAGGAAGGCATCGATTTCAAAACGCTGGCGGTGGCATTGAACGGCAACCGGGTTTCCGGCACCGCCCACCTTCTGCTGGAAGACCCCGCCCGGTTTCAGTTCAAGCTGGGAGCCCACCGCTTTCAAATGGCGTCGCTTTCGCCTTACATCAAACCCCTGCGCGGGGCGCGGGCGGGCATGATGGACTTTGACATTTCGGGAAAGGGGTTGCTCGACTCGCCGGAAGCCGGGGATTACGAGGGCCGTGTTCAACTGGACAACGTGCGGTTTGCTCCGGAAGCGGTATCGATGCCGGTGTGGGTGGACGGTGAGATGTTTTTCGCCAACCGTGTGATGAAGGTCACCAGGGCCCGCGTGACGCTTGGTAAAATGCCTCTCTCCCTCGAGGGCAAACTCGTTGTCACCGAACGGCCGGAATGGGATCTGAAGATCAGCGGCAACGCATTGGACATCACCCAGTTTAAAAAAGAAACGCCGCCGGGATCCTCTCCGGAGGGAACGGCCGTCGGCGTGGGGGGATGGACGGCGCCGCCCTGGTTCCGTAACGGATCGGGGTCCGTGGACCTCAGTCTGGCCAGTTTCACTGTCCCGCATGCGCGCTTTCATGATTTCAACGGAACGTTCCGGTTTGCGGAGGGCGTGGTGTCCACTGACAACCTGAAGTGGGGCCGTAAGGGACGGGACCGGTTCGATGTCCGCGCCACATTGAAAATCCGGGAACAGGAACCTCCCGAGGTCTCTGCCCACATCGTTTCCACCGGCGAACGGGTGGAAGGGTTTTTCGGTGTGTTCGGCGACCTGTTCGAAAACTGCCTGACCGGGACGCTGGAGCGGCTGGAAGCCCGCGTGTCCGCGCGCGGTACGAGTTTGAAAGAACTCACCCGCACGCTGGACGGCACCCTGGTGCTTCGCATCCGCAACGGGCGCATCCACACCGGGCGCCTGCTGAACGGCACGACCCAGCTGTTCGGTTACTCGCTGAACCCGGACAAGGCGGTTGAGCGCCGACAGCGGCCGTTCGCGGATTACAAGGTGGTCAAGGGCGACTTTTTCCTGAAGGACGGGGTGGCTGTCACCGAAAATTTCATTTTTGAAAACCCAAAGGAACTGATGACGCTGGTTGGAACATTTGATTTGAACGCGCACAACATGGATACTGTGGTGGGGGTCGCTCCCTGGCGCGCGGTGGATTCCTTCTTCAAAAACATTCCGCTGGTGGGTAAAATCATCACCGGCGGGGAGGAAGAGAGCGTGTTCAAAAACTACTTCCAGGTACGCGGTCCGTTCGAAAACCCGGAAGTCAAAGCGGTTCCTTTCACCTCGCTGGGTAAAAAAGTGGTGGGCATGTTTGGCGCGATCTTGAAAACCCCGCAGTACATCCTGTCCGGCGACGCGGAACGGACGGAACAAAACTGA
- a CDS encoding OadG family transporter subunit, translating into MSPIILTSIKVSFLALGVIFLVLGILIAAIKVMTSLIPYQAPAPAPAKPKPAGAPAAASEEDEHIAAIQAAMTHHLGGQQNLQITRISSR; encoded by the coding sequence ATGAGCCCGATCATTCTTACTTCCATCAAGGTTTCGTTTCTGGCGCTGGGCGTCATCTTTCTGGTACTGGGGATTCTGATCGCCGCCATCAAGGTGATGACCTCGCTCATCCCCTACCAGGCGCCCGCCCCGGCTCCGGCCAAACCCAAACCCGCCGGCGCTCCCGCGGCCGCCTCGGAGGAAGACGAACACATCGCTGCCATCCAGGCGGCGATGACGCACCACTTGGGGGGTCAGCAGAACCTGCAGATCACGCGGATCTCTTCCAGATAA
- a CDS encoding tetratricopeptide repeat protein, whose translation MIRLKPSGSSTQTVPLVFLALFFFVLIVFWAALDNGFVHWDDNGYILDNPMIRSLAPENILHMLISLKPFYWQPVTWLSHAIDYRLFGLEPAGHHFVSIVLHGINAFLVFLLIFHFANRAYPELKGRSGVLLVCAWAALMFAVHPLRVESVVWAAERKDLLCGLFMFSALLAYLRFAEAKDRSERHRWYRWVLVLFLLALMSKPMAVTFPVVLLILDLYPLNRIKSRADAWACFVEKISCFVMSFGTAVITYIAQKIQGAVVEIDDLSFTVRIVNALRTTVFYIEKTLWPKPLVPLYPFPDWDARLWLEVATFFVICWFCFVKWKEGRRYWMTVWLIYLVTLSPVIGIIQVGGQAAADRFTYIPTLGFYVLLALGVIRLWRYAVERRREVLASVVLGYFAVVCIGVTSVWTIKQISVWKDTGVFWEWVIAHFPNKLARAHTNLGIYYNQHGDQDGAMNMFRKAIRIKKNYTSPYNLLALAHQNRGEWDQAEKKFHEALAIEPDAMIENNLGLLFMQKGEHEKAEKWFRKAAVTNSGFAEPYNNLGLLFEKRKHPEEAEVFYTKAIETNFDLAEAHANLGNLYKKRERYDPAIVEFSIAVFLSPDNADMHNAFAEVLMAAGFLDKAEQELREALRLAPGHVSARANLQAVREHKGSAT comes from the coding sequence ATGATTCGACTCAAACCCTCAGGCTCTTCCACGCAGACCGTGCCCCTGGTGTTTCTCGCTTTATTTTTTTTCGTGCTGATCGTTTTCTGGGCCGCACTCGACAACGGGTTTGTGCATTGGGACGACAACGGATATATCCTGGACAACCCCATGATCCGTTCGCTCGCGCCGGAGAACATCCTGCACATGCTGATCAGCCTCAAGCCTTTTTACTGGCAGCCGGTGACGTGGCTGTCGCACGCCATCGATTACCGTCTGTTCGGACTGGAGCCGGCGGGACACCACTTTGTGAGCATCGTCCTGCACGGCATCAACGCGTTCCTGGTGTTTCTATTGATCTTCCACTTTGCCAACCGCGCGTACCCGGAATTGAAAGGGCGCAGTGGAGTGCTTCTGGTTTGCGCCTGGGCGGCGTTGATGTTTGCCGTGCATCCGCTCCGCGTGGAGTCGGTGGTGTGGGCGGCGGAGAGAAAGGACCTGCTGTGCGGGCTGTTCATGTTCAGCGCTCTGCTCGCTTATCTGCGTTTTGCCGAGGCGAAGGATAGAAGCGAACGCCACCGCTGGTATCGCTGGGTGCTGGTTCTGTTCCTGCTGGCGCTCATGTCCAAACCCATGGCCGTCACGTTTCCTGTCGTTCTTTTGATTCTGGATCTGTATCCCCTCAACCGCATCAAGAGCCGCGCCGATGCGTGGGCTTGTTTTGTGGAGAAGATCTCATGTTTCGTGATGAGCTTCGGCACGGCGGTCATCACCTACATTGCGCAGAAAATTCAGGGCGCGGTGGTGGAGATCGACGATCTGAGTTTCACCGTCCGCATCGTCAACGCGCTGAGAACCACCGTGTTCTATATTGAAAAAACCTTGTGGCCGAAACCACTGGTGCCGTTGTACCCCTTCCCCGACTGGGACGCGAGGCTGTGGCTGGAGGTGGCAACGTTTTTTGTCATCTGCTGGTTCTGTTTCGTGAAGTGGAAAGAAGGCCGGAGGTACTGGATGACGGTGTGGCTGATTTACCTGGTCACGCTGTCACCGGTGATCGGCATCATTCAAGTCGGCGGACAGGCCGCCGCCGACCGCTTCACCTACATCCCCACGCTCGGGTTTTATGTGTTGCTGGCCCTCGGTGTCATCCGGCTGTGGCGGTATGCCGTGGAACGGCGGCGCGAGGTGCTGGCGAGCGTGGTCCTTGGTTACTTTGCCGTGGTGTGCATTGGTGTGACCAGCGTGTGGACCATCAAACAGATTTCGGTGTGGAAGGACACCGGCGTGTTCTGGGAATGGGTGATCGCGCATTTTCCCAATAAACTGGCGCGCGCCCACACCAACCTCGGCATCTATTACAACCAACATGGCGACCAGGACGGTGCGATGAACATGTTCCGGAAGGCCATCCGCATCAAAAAGAATTATACGTCGCCATACAACCTGCTTGCGCTGGCGCATCAGAACCGCGGCGAATGGGACCAGGCGGAAAAAAAGTTCCACGAAGCCCTGGCTATCGAACCCGACGCGATGATCGAGAACAACCTGGGCCTGTTGTTCATGCAAAAAGGTGAACACGAAAAAGCGGAGAAATGGTTCCGCAAGGCGGCGGTCACGAACTCCGGGTTCGCGGAACCCTACAACAATCTCGGCCTGCTGTTCGAAAAGAGAAAACACCCCGAAGAGGCCGAGGTGTTTTACACAAAAGCCATCGAAACGAACTTCGACCTGGCCGAGGCGCACGCCAACCTGGGCAATCTGTATAAGAAGCGGGAACGGTATGATCCGGCCATTGTGGAATTTTCCATTGCCGTGTTTTTGAGCCCGGACAACGCGGACATGCACAATGCGTTTGCGGAGGTGCTGATGGCGGCGGGATTCCTGGACAAGGCCGAACAGGAATTGCGGGAGGCTCTACGGCTTGCACCGGGCCATGTTTCGGCCCGGGCGAACCTGCAGGCGGTGCGGGAACACAAAGGCTCCGCCACCTGA
- a CDS encoding ChaN family lipoprotein, producing MLIISRSLAIALFLIVSGLPSGVLATDFAVPNNGSPYRNLGELETGQILHLPTGVVVTPEQMMNTLSGSRVIYVGETHDNLEAHRVQLEVIRDLHRRYPGKVTVGMEMFRRSAQGQLDLWHDGQLTPRQFRKLFRDNWGMGIQLYQPIFDFLEANRIPLIGLKSTETMEQRLREGGPNQPGLPEIDENDPYHRAYSMALFGGHDSHSTEGFHPYQMLLLWEESMAETIAEFLTDDRFPGHKLVVLAGGFHVQYGYGIPKRAFRRVPHAYSIVLPTVTEIPDDLKNREMKFESVGIPLYSSDFAWKLDYVVPPPMRIRLGVYLEDRDDGLHVIRVMPNSNAERMGIRKDDLIQKLNGTRVVDTEELSSRLQKHDFGETVRVHLLRDQQEVEVEGVLHQPPESPHD from the coding sequence ATGCTCATTATTTCGCGTTCACTTGCAATCGCTTTGTTTCTAATAGTTTCCGGTCTTCCCAGCGGGGTCCTGGCAACGGATTTTGCCGTTCCCAACAACGGCTCGCCCTACCGCAACCTGGGGGAGCTGGAAACCGGCCAGATCCTGCACCTGCCCACCGGAGTGGTGGTCACCCCGGAGCAGATGATGAACACCCTCTCTGGATCGCGCGTCATCTACGTGGGCGAGACCCATGACAACCTGGAGGCGCACCGCGTGCAGTTGGAAGTCATCCGCGACCTGCACCGGCGTTACCCCGGCAAGGTCACCGTGGGGATGGAGATGTTCCGCCGCTCGGCGCAGGGCCAGCTCGACCTGTGGCATGACGGCCAGCTCACCCCGCGCCAGTTCCGCAAACTGTTCCGCGACAACTGGGGCATGGGCATCCAGCTCTACCAGCCGATCTTCGATTTTCTGGAAGCAAACCGCATTCCGCTGATCGGTTTGAAATCCACCGAGACCATGGAACAGCGCCTGCGCGAAGGCGGTCCCAACCAACCCGGCCTGCCGGAGATCGATGAAAACGATCCCTACCACCGCGCTTATTCCATGGCCCTGTTCGGCGGCCACGATTCCCATTCAACCGAGGGCTTCCATCCCTACCAGATGCTGTTGCTGTGGGAGGAAAGCATGGCGGAAACCATCGCCGAGTTTCTCACCGACGACCGTTTTCCCGGCCACAAACTGGTGGTGCTGGCGGGCGGCTTTCATGTGCAGTATGGTTATGGCATTCCCAAGCGCGCCTTTCGCCGTGTGCCGCACGCCTATTCCATTGTGTTGCCGACGGTGACCGAGATTCCGGATGACCTCAAGAACCGCGAGATGAAATTCGAGTCGGTGGGCATCCCGCTTTACAGTTCGGACTTTGCGTGGAAGCTGGACTACGTGGTGCCGCCGCCCATGCGCATCCGCCTTGGCGTGTACCTGGAAGACCGCGACGACGGTCTGCACGTGATCCGCGTCATGCCCAACTCCAATGCCGAACGCATGGGCATCCGCAAAGACGATCTCATCCAGAAACTGAACGGCACGCGCGTGGTCGATACGGAGGAATTGTCATCGCGCCTGCAGAAACATGATTTCGGTGAGACCGTGCGCGTGCATCTTCTGCGCGACCAGCAGGAGGTCGAGGTGGAGGGAGTTCTGCACCAACCGCCGGAATCCCCGCACGATTGA
- the rlmB gene encoding 23S rRNA (guanosine(2251)-2'-O)-methyltransferase RlmB: MSDQTSQECVYGVHPVRQALETGARHCYKIVFEKDKNPARLQDLQSLARSRKIRIETLPRDAFRKRFGEQGQQGVVGFFAPVPTLGLHELMERAFKATERPVVVLLDGIQDPQNLGALIRSAYVLGMQGVVLPRHRAVPLNETVARCSSGAIEHLPVSVVTNLNNAIAALKEAGFWIVGVDMAGNPACDRFEFNMPVALVIGGEGKGLRLSTRKACDFVVSIPMDGELGSLNASVAGAILFYEILRQRRTASHSKQKKG; this comes from the coding sequence ATGTCCGATCAAACCAGCCAAGAATGCGTGTACGGCGTGCACCCGGTGCGCCAGGCGTTGGAAACGGGCGCGCGTCACTGCTACAAAATCGTTTTCGAAAAAGACAAAAATCCGGCGCGCCTGCAGGACCTCCAGTCCCTCGCCAGGAGCCGCAAGATCCGCATCGAAACCCTGCCGCGCGACGCTTTCCGCAAACGCTTCGGCGAGCAGGGTCAACAGGGCGTGGTGGGGTTCTTCGCCCCGGTGCCAACACTCGGACTGCACGAATTGATGGAACGCGCCTTCAAGGCGACGGAGCGTCCGGTGGTGGTTCTGCTCGACGGCATCCAGGATCCGCAGAACCTGGGAGCGCTGATCCGCTCCGCCTATGTGCTCGGCATGCAGGGGGTGGTTCTGCCACGTCACCGCGCGGTGCCGTTGAACGAAACCGTGGCGCGGTGCTCCTCCGGCGCCATCGAGCATTTGCCGGTGAGCGTGGTCACCAACCTGAACAACGCCATCGCAGCGCTCAAGGAAGCGGGTTTCTGGATCGTGGGGGTGGACATGGCGGGCAACCCCGCCTGCGACCGGTTCGAGTTCAACATGCCGGTGGCGCTGGTGATCGGCGGCGAGGGCAAGGGCCTGCGCCTGTCCACGCGCAAGGCCTGCGATTTCGTCGTCTCCATTCCCATGGACGGCGAGTTGGGATCGTTGAACGCATCCGTGGCGGGGGCCATCCTGTTCTATGAAATCCTGCGGCAACGCCGCACCGCATCGCATTCCAAACAGAAAAAGGGCTGA
- a CDS encoding sodium ion-translocating decarboxylase subunit beta, with protein sequence MDFTFQDAINRILHSTGFAVIEGGQIIMILISLVLLYLAIWKKFEPLLLLPIGFGCLLANLPLSNMANTNEGGLLNIFYFGVKHEVLPPLIFLGVGALTDFGPLLAYPATLLLGAAAQVGVYTTLIGAVALGFNLQEASAIGIIGGADGPTSIFLAAKLAPHLLGPIAVAAYSYMSLVPLIQPPIMRALTTEKERKVKMEQLKPISPTVKILFPIISTIVCILLLPGVAPLLGMFMLGNLFRESGVTARLHETAQTHLINIVTILLALAVGSSMTAESFLTLDTIKIIVLGLLAFAFATAGGVLFGKLMYILSGGRVNPLIGSAGVSAVPMAARVSQKVGQEADKSNFLLMHAMGPNVAGVIGSAVAAGVFLSLFGDIGPATEGASHAAVQTIELFAANTGAGN encoded by the coding sequence ATGGACTTCACATTTCAAGACGCTATAAATCGGATTCTCCATTCCACCGGGTTCGCGGTGATCGAAGGAGGCCAGATCATTATGATTCTGATCTCTCTGGTCCTGCTGTACCTGGCGATCTGGAAAAAATTTGAACCGCTCCTGCTGTTGCCCATCGGCTTCGGTTGCCTGCTGGCCAACCTGCCGCTCAGCAACATGGCCAACACCAATGAAGGCGGTTTGCTCAACATTTTTTACTTCGGGGTCAAGCACGAGGTCCTGCCGCCGCTGATCTTTCTCGGCGTCGGCGCGCTGACGGACTTCGGTCCCCTGCTGGCGTACCCGGCGACCCTGCTCCTGGGCGCGGCGGCGCAGGTGGGCGTGTACACCACGCTGATCGGTGCGGTCGCTCTCGGATTCAACCTGCAGGAAGCCAGCGCCATCGGCATCATCGGCGGCGCGGACGGCCCCACGTCCATCTTCCTTGCGGCCAAACTGGCCCCGCACTTATTGGGGCCCATTGCGGTGGCCGCGTATTCCTATATGTCGCTCGTGCCACTCATTCAGCCGCCCATCATGCGCGCGCTGACCACGGAAAAAGAGCGCAAGGTGAAGATGGAACAGTTGAAACCGATTTCGCCCACGGTGAAGATTCTGTTTCCCATCATATCCACCATCGTCTGCATCCTGCTGCTTCCCGGCGTCGCGCCGCTTCTGGGCATGTTCATGCTGGGCAACCTGTTCCGCGAGTCCGGCGTCACCGCGCGCCTGCATGAAACGGCGCAGACCCATCTGATCAACATCGTCACCATCCTGCTGGCGCTGGCGGTGGGGTCGTCCATGACGGCGGAATCGTTCCTCACGCTGGACACCATCAAGATCATCGTGCTGGGCCTTCTGGCGTTCGCGTTCGCCACGGCCGGCGGGGTGCTGTTCGGGAAACTCATGTACATCCTGTCCGGAGGGCGGGTGAATCCGCTGATCGGCTCGGCAGGCGTGTCCGCCGTGCCCATGGCGGCACGCGTTTCGCAAAAGGTGGGCCAGGAAGCGGACAAATCCAACTTCCTGCTCATGCATGCGATGGGACCCAACGTTGCCGGGGTCATCGGCAGTGCCGTGGCGGCGGGTGTGTTTCTATCGTTGTTCGGCGACATCGGACCCGCCACCGAAGGCGCGTCCCACGCGGCGGTGCAGACCATCGAGCTGTTCGCCGCCAACACGGGAGCGGGAAACTGA
- a CDS encoding ABC transporter ATP-binding protein: MIELIDLVKSYRDVHAVKGVNLKVPAGEFFGFLGPNGAGKTTTIKMLVGLLKPTSGTVLIGGHDVAKEPLSAKSIFGYIPDRPFIYEKLTGREYLMFIAKLYGIDMKLAEERTDEFLAFFDLMDAENALIEGYSHGMKQKLIISAALLHEPKVLIVDEPLVGLDPKGARQVKQLFTDLCQRGAAVFMSTHSLGIAQAMCDRIGIIQKGEVIALGSMEELRRMAKKDQEHLELEDIFLELTGDTNLERLGISMESPAV, from the coding sequence GTGATCGAACTCATCGACCTCGTTAAAAGCTACCGCGACGTTCACGCCGTCAAAGGCGTCAACCTGAAGGTGCCGGCCGGGGAGTTTTTCGGCTTTCTCGGTCCCAACGGCGCAGGCAAAACCACCACCATCAAAATGCTGGTCGGCCTGCTGAAACCCACCAGCGGCACGGTGCTCATCGGCGGCCACGACGTGGCCAAAGAACCCCTCAGCGCCAAGTCCATCTTCGGCTACATTCCCGACCGCCCCTTCATTTATGAAAAGCTCACCGGCCGCGAGTACCTGATGTTCATCGCGAAGTTGTACGGCATCGACATGAAGCTGGCCGAGGAACGCACCGACGAGTTCCTTGCGTTTTTCGATCTCATGGATGCGGAGAACGCGCTCATCGAGGGCTATTCGCACGGCATGAAGCAGAAGCTCATCATCTCCGCCGCGCTGTTGCACGAACCCAAAGTGCTCATCGTGGACGAGCCGCTGGTCGGGCTCGATCCCAAGGGGGCGCGGCAGGTGAAGCAGTTGTTCACCGACCTGTGCCAACGCGGCGCGGCGGTGTTCATGTCCACGCATTCGCTCGGCATCGCGCAGGCCATGTGCGACCGCATCGGCATCATTCAGAAAGGTGAGGTCATCGCGCTGGGCTCGATGGAGGAACTCCGCCGCATGGCGAAGAAGGACCAGGAGCATCTGGAGCTGGAAGATATTTTTCTGGAGCTGACCGGCGACACCAACCTGGAGCGGCTGGGTATTTCCATGGAGTCTCCGGCGGTCTGA
- the rpsU gene encoding 30S ribosomal protein S21, with translation MEVVVHQNQVDKALKALKRQMTKEGLLKELKRRRFYEKPSVKKKRKQKEAKKKRKSAQRRGYS, from the coding sequence CTGGAAGTCGTCGTTCATCAAAATCAGGTCGATAAAGCGTTGAAAGCCTTGAAGCGGCAGATGACCAAGGAGGGCTTGCTGAAAGAATTGAAGCGGCGCCGGTTTTATGAAAAGCCTTCGGTCAAGAAAAAGCGAAAGCAGAAGGAAGCGAAGAAGAAACGCAAGTCCGCACAGCGAAGAGGATACTCCTGA